DNA from Pelobacter propionicus DSM 2379:
GAACCGAGCCCGTCGCCGGTCGCTCCGGCCAGGCCGGCTTCGCTCCCGGTCGTGGAACCGGCTGCCTATGCGGCCGATGCCGACGGGCAGCTCCTGCTCTGTTGAGGTGGTGGTTGCGGAGGGACAGCTTGCCTTCCCTCTGGTCTGGTAGGGGCCGTGGTTTGGGAAAACCCTGTGGAAAGGAACGATTACATGATGTCACGCATACGGTTGATGGCTGCTCTCTCGTTACTGCTCATGCTCCTCGGTTGCAGCAAGCTGACCCAGGAGAATTATGCCAAACTCAAGATGGGGCTTGGTTATGGCGAGGTGGTCACGATCCTCGGCAAGCCCGACTCCTGCTCGGAGGCCCTGTTCGCAAAGAGTTGCGTCTGGGGGGACGAGCAGAAGAACATAACGGTGAATTTCGCGGGGGACAGGGTGGTCCTGTTCACCAGCACGAATATCAGGTAGCACGTGATTCACGTGCGACCGCCTGCCCGCCTCTGGCTGCCCGGGACAGCTCAAACATAACCACGGCAGTCCAGGGAGCAGTGATGGAGAAAACAGTTTACACCTGGGATGGGGATACTCTCGTGCTTAATATCCTCGGCACACCCAACGCCAAGCGGGACGCAATCGGCAAGGTCAAGGGGCACCAGCTCTGCGTCAGCGTAACCGCGGTTCCACGCGCCGGGCGGGCAACCGACCACATGGTGCGGTTTCTTGCCGCTGAATTCGGCGTGTCGGTCGATGCTATCCAGGTGGTGTTTGGCCGCATGAATGTCAACAAACAGCTGCGGATCAAGGCGCCCACGCGCCTGCCGTCGGTTATCGCACAGCAGCAGCTGTGCTTGTCCCTGTCCTGAAACCATGCGGGGATCATGCGCCGCTGCAGCGACCAGGCCCCGGCCTGCCAGGGTGAAACGGGATAACAGGGTGCTTTTTCCGGGCACGCGAGGCCGTCTCAGGCGGCGCAACCCTGGCATCCGCGAAAGAGCGCCTGCCTGCCCCATGATCAAGAGTCCGCGCACCAAAGGCCCTTCGCAGATGCGATTATTGATACTTTCTGAAAACGTTGTCCCCCGCTCCCTGGCACGGACGGCTGTCCGCTTGTTGCTCGTGGCCGCCCTGCTGCTCTCCCTTGTGGGCTGTGGCGAGCAGGGGGAAATGGGGGCGCCTCCCGCCCCCCTCGGGGAAACGGCGCGGCATACCGTCGCCCAGGGGGCGATTTCATCCGCTGCCAGGCCGTTTTCGACCATAACGACAGCCGGCAACGCTTCGGCGCTGAACCTTCCCGAACCTCCCGCCGTGGAGCCGTCGGGCAGACAGGGCAAGGTCAGGTACCTGGCCGGGGAAAGCCCCGAGTTCGCGCGACGGAAGGGGTGGCCGGTGAAATCCCCTGACCCGCTCCCCGGCTCGATCCTGCCGGAAAAGCGCATCCTGGCCTTTTACGGCAATCCGCTCTCCAAACGCATGGGAGTTCTGGGCGAGTACCGCACGCATGACATGCTGGCCAGGCTGAGGCGAGAGGCGGAGCGCTGGGAGGCGGCCGACCGCTCCCATCCGGTCCAGCCGGCCCTGCACCTGATCGCCGTGGTGGCCCAGGAGAGCCCGGGCAGGGATGGCACATACCGCATGGTCATGCCGGACGAACTGGTGAACCGGGTCCATGGTTGGGCCAGGGAGGCCGATGCCCTGCTGTTTATCGATATCCAGACCGGTCATGACAGCATCCGCACGCTGCTGCCCCGTTTCGAGCGGTTCCTCAGGAACCCGGACGTGCATCTGGGCATCGACCCGGAGTTCAACTTGGCCGCCAGCAGGGCCAGGCCAGGCACGCGCATCGGCAGCTATGACGCGGAGGATATCAATTACGTCAGCGGCTATCTGGCGGAACTGGTGAAGAAGCATAAGCTGCCCCCCAAGGTGCTGGTGGTGCACCGTTTCACCAGGAACGGCCTGACCAATTTTCGCCGCATCATCCTGCGGCCCCAGGTGCAGATCGTCATCAATATGGACGGCTGGGGGCCTCCCCTGCTCAAGCGCGATACCTACAGGTCGTACGTGGTCAGCGAACCGGTCCAGTACACCGGCTTCAAGCTCTTCTACCGCAACGACACCAGGAAGGGGCACAGGCTGCTGACTCCCAAAGAGCTGCTCAGGCTGAACCCGCAGCCGCTCTACATCCAGTACCAGTGAAAGCGCTCTCCTGTCGGCACGGCCGGCGCTGATCCAAAGGAAATCCGTTAGGACACTGATCGCAATGTTCCCTTTTACTCTCAACGGCACGATCAAGATTAAAGAGAACTGTGCCCTGTCCCCCCAGACGGTGCAGGACGAGATCGCCTCCACGCTTCTGGTCAGCGGTGTCCCGGTGGATTACCTGCCTGAGGGCGGTTTTCGCTTCCGGCTGGGGATGGCTCAGCATTTCTCCTGGACGTTCCTGCTGGGTGCTTCCTCCGGGATTGTGCGCTGCTCCGAGCGGTCCGGCCTGGTGCGCATCAGCTACAGGCTGCGCTTCTTCCACCTTATGCTCCAGGTCTCGGCCCTGCTGTTCATCTGCTGGCGGCTGGAACTCGTCTTCAGCCCGCTTACCATCCCCCGCGAATACTACCTGGCCGTCTGGATCTGGCTGCTGCTGGGCAATATCCTGATCACCCTGCAGGAGTTCAGGCGCTTCCTGCGCGGCTGCGCCCGCGACTCCGGCGAGCGAATCTTTTTCTGGCGCGGCAGCGGACCGGTGGACACAACGCTTCCCGGAAGCGCTGCAGCTCCGGCCTTCGCGCCCGCGCCGCCGGCCGGCCCTACTTCCCCAGGTAACGCTTCTTCAGGTTGAGCCCCACCATCCACTGCCCCAGGGAGCGTCGGGGGAGGACTTTCAGCATTTCGGCGCGCAGCGCCTCGATATCGCGGGAGTTTCGCGGCGACTGTAAGATGCCGCTGCCCGCGGGAAGAACCATTGCACTGTGGGCCGGTTTTGGGGTAGGGTAGAAAGTCCGGTTGGCGCTGCCGCAGGGGGCGCTTCCCGCCGGACCGTTGCGTGCGCCGAGGTGGCCGGAATCGTTCGCCCCTGCCTGTTTCACCCGAGGAGGAGATCATGAAACGACTGTTTGTACTCGTGCTGTCGATCCTAACGCTGCTGGCTCCCTGTGTCGTATCCGCCCAGCCCCTTGCCATTCTCCCGTCCAACACCAGCATCCAGTTCAAGGTACGCAACCTGGGAATCATGAACGTCACCGGTTCCTTCGGAACATTCCGGGGGACGCTGGATCTGGATGAAGCGGACATCACCAGATCGAAGGTGGAGGTGAGCATCGAGACCGCCTCCATCAACACCGGCATCGACAGGCGCGACAAGCATCTGCGCAGCGCTGATTTCTTCGATGTCGCCCGGTACCCGGCCATGAGGTTCAGCTCCACGGCCCTGGAAAAACTGGGGGAGGACAGGCTGAAACTGACCGGAAATCTTACCATACGGGGGATCAGCAGACCGGTGGTGCTGACGGTGGAGGCGCAACCAATTGAGGGACGGGCAGATTTCACCCGTTCGGCATTGGCCACTGCCACCATCAACCGCCAGGACTTCGGGGTCAGTTATGGCGCGGTGATCGGTGACGAGGTACAGATCACCATCACCACCCGCTTGAAGAAACCGTAACGCTTTTAGCTGTTTACGGCGCGGGAAACGCCGTGCCGATTTATGCTTTTTTTACTGCGGCCTGATGCGTTGCCCGGATTCCCATGGCCCGTGCATGGGGTGCCGCATCTGTTGTTTTTGAATCAGGGGGGCGGAGCCACGGCGTGG
Protein-coding regions in this window:
- a CDS encoding YceI family protein, yielding MKRLFVLVLSILTLLAPCVVSAQPLAILPSNTSIQFKVRNLGIMNVTGSFGTFRGTLDLDEADITRSKVEVSIETASINTGIDRRDKHLRSADFFDVARYPAMRFSSTALEKLGEDRLKLTGNLTIRGISRPVVLTVEAQPIEGRADFTRSALATATINRQDFGVSYGAVIGDEVQITITTRLKKP
- a CDS encoding DUF167 domain-containing protein → MEKTVYTWDGDTLVLNILGTPNAKRDAIGKVKGHQLCVSVTAVPRAGRATDHMVRFLAAEFGVSVDAIQVVFGRMNVNKQLRIKAPTRLPSVIAQQQLCLSLS